From the Fusobacterium sp. FSA-380-WT-3A genome, the window TTGAAACATCATTCTCTTTGTCTAAAACCATAACTTTTAAATTATACTTTGATAATTCACGAGAAACAGCAGCACCCATTACTCCAGCTCCAATTACAATTACATCTAACATATCTTACCCCCTAACTAAAAATAAAAAAGGTCGACAAAACAAGGCAGAAACTACCTTTTGTCGACTCACTTTTTCTCCTGTCATTATTCTATTTACAGATTTATTATCCTATTTTTATAACTATTTGTCAAGTTTTTTTTGTTTTTTTATTCTTCTTCCCATTCCATAGCTCTTTTTACTGCTTTTTTCCATCCTCTATATTTTTTCTCTTTCTCTTCTTCACACATTGTTGGAATAAATTCTTTCTCTAGTTTCCATTGTGAACTTATTTCCTCTTTTGATTCCCAGAATCCTACTGCTAATCCTGTTAAATAAGCTACTCCTAATCCTGTTGTCTCTAAAGTTTCTGGTCTTCTTACTGATGTTCCCAATATATCTGCTTGAAATTCCATTAAGAAATTATTTGCTGCTGCTCCTCCATCTACTTTTAGATGATTTAATTTTAAACCTGAATCTTCTTGCATTGCTTCTAATACATCTCTTGTTTGATATGCTATTGATTCTAATGTGGCTCTTATTATATGATTTTTATTGGCTCCTCTTGTTAATCCTACTATAGCTCCTCTTGCATACATATCCCAATATGGAGCTCCTAATCCTACAAAGGCTGGTACCACATATACTCCTCCATTATCTTTTACTTTTCTTGCAAAATATTCTGTATCTCTTGATTCTCCTACAAGTTTTAATTCATCTCTTAACCATTGAACACTTGCTCCACCTATAAATATACTTCCTTCTAAAGCATATTCTACTTTTCCATTTAATCCAATAGCTATTGTTGTTACTAATCCATTTTTACTTCTTACCATTTTATCTCCTGTATTCATTAGTAAGAAGCAACCTGTTCCATAAGTATTTTTTGAATCTCCCTCTTTGAAACACGCTTGTCCAAACAGTGCTGCTTGTTGGTCTCCAGCTACTCCAGCGATAGGTATTCTATGTCCACCTTTCCCACCAAGGTTAGCATAACCAAATGTTCCACTACTATCTTTTACTTCTGGTAACATAGATTTAGGTATTCCTAATATATTTAATAATTTTTCATCCCATTTTAACTCTTTTATATTGTATATCATAGTTCTTGAAGCATTTGTATAATCAGTAGCATGAACT encodes:
- the glpK gene encoding glycerol kinase GlpK; this encodes ELKKIDGLEEYVRENTGLLIDAYFSGTKIKWILDNVEGAREKAEKGDLLFGTVDTWLIWKLTNGKVHATDYTNASRTMIYNIKELKWDEKLLNILGIPKSMLPEVKDSSGTFGYANLGGKGGHRIPIAGVAGDQQAALFGQACFKEGDSKNTYGTGCFLLMNTGDKMVRSKNGLVTTIAIGLNGKVEYALEGSIFIGGASVQWLRDELKLVGESRDTEYFARKVKDNGGVYVVPAFVGLGAPYWDMYARGAIVGLTRGANKNHIIRATLESIAYQTRDVLEAMQEDSGLKLNHLKVDGGAAANNFLMEFQADILGTSVRRPETLETTGLGVAYLTGLAVGFWESKEEISSQWKLEKEFIPTMCEEEKEKKYRGWKKAVKRAMEWEEE